One window from the genome of Daphnia pulex isolate KAP4 chromosome 9, ASM2113471v1 encodes:
- the LOC124203156 gene encoding protein mothers against dpp-like, whose protein sequence is MSALNSLFSFTSPAVKKLLGWKQGDEEEKWAEKAVDSLVKKLKKKKGAIEELEKALSCPGQPSKCVTIPRSLDGRLQVSHRKGLPHVIYCRVWRWPDLQSHHELKPLEICEYPFSSKQKEVCINPYHYKRVESPVLPPVLVPRHSEFAPGHSLLPFQQLPEPAMPHNVSYSAHGFGNQSVGLTQAPGPSSTKSMERPVTSALSTLSVSPNPTSPMSNVSSPAPNSPYNSLPAETPPPAYSPHDENASSQEPMDTTQGPVGDLAPVAYQEPIYWCSIAYYELNSRVGEVFHAQSHSIIVDGFTNPDNKSDRFCLGQLSNVNRNSTIENTRRHIGKGVHLYYVGGEVYAECLSDSAIFVQSRNCNHHHGFHPTTVCKIPPGCSLKIFNNQEFAQLLSQSVNHGFEAVYELTKMCTIRMSFVKGWGAEYHRQDVTSTPCWIEIHLHGPLQWLDKVLTQMGSPHNPISSVS, encoded by the exons ATGTCTGCACTTAACAGCCTTTTCTCATTTACAAGCCCAGCAGTGAAAAAGTTGCTTGGTTGGAAACaaggagatgaagaagaaaaatgggctGAAAAAGCTGTTGACtccttggtaaaaaaattgaaaaagaagaagggtgCCATAGAAGAGTTGGAGAAAGCACTTAGTTGTCCTGGACAACCGAGTAAATGTGTTACTATTCCAAGAAGTTTAGATGGTAGATTACAG GTTTCACACAGGAAAGGTTTGCCTCATGTGATCTACTGCCGTGTGTGGCGTTGGCCTGATTTGCAATCTCATCATGAATTAAAACCCTTAGAAATCTGTGAATATCCATTTTCCTCTAAGCAAAAGGAAGTTTGCATTAATCCTTATCATTACAAAAGAGTTGAAAGTCCAGTGCTTCCACCTGTTCTTGTGCCAAGACATTCAGAATTTGCTCCCGGACATTCACTTTTACCTTTTCAACAGCTACCTGAACCAGCAATGCCTCATAATGTCTCTTACTCAGCTCATGGTTTTGGAAACCAATCTGTTGGCTTAACTCAAGCACCTGGACCTTCAAGCACTAAAAGTATGGAGAGGCCTGTGACAAGTGCATTAAGTACCCTTTCTGTTAGTCCCAATCCTACGTCGCCCATGAGCAATGTTTCAAGTCCTGCCCCAAACAGCCCTTACAACAGTTTACCAG cTGAAACTCCACCACCAGCCTACAGTCCCCATGATGAAAATGCTTCATCCCAGGAACCCATGGATACAACACAGGGACCAGTGGGAGACCTTGCTCCTGTGGCTTACCAAGAACCCATATATTGGTGCAGCATTGCTTATTATGAATTGAACTCTCGAGTTGGCGAAGTATTCCACGCCCAATCTCATTCAATAATTGTTGATGGATTTACAAATCCTGATAACAAATCTGATCGTTTCTGTCTTGGTCAACTCTCGAATGTCAATCGTAACTCAACCATCGAAAATACGCGCCGTCATATTGGCAAAG GTGTTCACTTGTATTACGTTGGAGGTGAAGTTTATGCCGAATGTCTATCCGACTCTGCTATATTTGTTCAGTCACGTAATTGCAATCACCATCATGGATTTCATCCCACAACTGTATGCAAGATTCCTCCTGGATGTTCCcttaaaatattcaacaacCAGGAATTTGCTCAGCTTCTGTCACAATCAGTCAATCATGGTTTTGAAGCAGTCTATGAGCTCACCAAAATGTGCACAATAAG GATGTCGTTCGTCAAAGGGTGGGGTGCCGAATATCACCGTCAAGATGTTACAAGTACGCCATGCTGGATAGAAATTCATCTTCATGGACCATTGCAATGGCTGGATAAAGTTCTCACTCAAATGGGCTCACCGCACAATCCTATTTCATCTGTCTCATAA
- the LOC124203155 gene encoding protein misato homolog 1-like has protein sequence MAKEILTIQLGEFSNVIGAHWWNIQSAAAAVSSDKYEAVENEIDHSVFFREGVSDKAVGNPRLVAVTIKGEIDFPNRKVEFPSTHQNEHDWILREDTASCDNESYPNMDFESNDFCDWRALLNNKLHPKSINNLNGFQHMKPTETFNLFSQGISCMKKEDDLEYIENQIRFFIEECDYFQGFNILLDADNGYGGVTSQLLELINQEYSNKVIYTIPSFPAHSEYNFARRAECLANMGLVIDSLFEGSSMLSPVSLDPLWCSTNSRKFRRLEDLKPYSMYHAGAIIATALDSILLPLQTKKSFFHMTDFVKKITMEGRKAVGVSCAIPLLDKVSNFDSINSAFLEVVPLTPGVENFRNCWRQHLVWRGLSNPCEFQSVVDCWSRRQWDHTMTVNSVFSTFCSAVKPYPEKFLGSSGPYETGHSHFRTFGGLHSSETLGHSLRELHSAISKIEIKSLQRFFSSGMEEDDFLENRDHIFSYAELYDEN, from the exons atGGCGAAAGAAATCTTGACCATTCAACTCGGGGagttttcaaatgtaattGGCGCCCATTGGTGGAATATACAG AGTGCAGCTGCTGCAGTGTCCTCTGACAAGTATGAGGCAGTAGAGAATGAAATAGATCACAGTGTTTTTTTCCGAGAAGGAGTATCT GACAAGGCAGTTGGAAACCCTAGACTTGTTGCAGTCACtataaaaggagaaattgATTTTCCGAACAGAAAAGTAGAATTTCCTTCGACTCATCAGAATGAACATGATTGGATACTCAGAGAGGACACAGCATCAT GTGATAATGAATCATACCCCAATATGGATTTTGAGTCCAATGATTTCTGTGATTGGAGAGCTTTGTTGAACAACAAATTACATCCCAAATCCATCAATAACTTAAATGGTTTTCAACATATGAAACCAACAGAgacatttaatttgttttctcaagGAATATCATGTATGAAAAAAGAGGATGACTTAGAATATATTGAGAACCAGATTCGATTCTTTATTGAAGAATGTGATTATTTTCAG GGGTTTAATATCCTTCTTGATGCTGATAATGGATATGGTGGTGTTACATCACAGTTATTGGAGTTGATCAATCAAGAGTACTCAAACAAAGTCATTTATACAATCCCTTCATTTCCAGCACATTCTGAGTATAACTTTGCCAGAAGAGCAGAGTGTTTGGCAAATATGGGACTAGTCATAGATTCACTTTTTGAGGGTTCCTCAATGTTAAGTCCAGTCAGTTTGGATCCTCTTTGGTGTTCCACAAACTCAAGAAAATTTCGCCGTCTTGAAGACCTAAAG CCATACTCCATGTATCATGCAGGAGCAATAATAGCCACCGCTCTAGATTCAATTTTGTTACCTctacaaactaaaaaaagcttttttcatATGACcgattttgttaaaaaaattaccatggAAGGTCGGAAAGCAGTTGGTGTTTCTTGTGCAATACCACTTCTTGATAAAG TCTCCAATTTTGATTCCATAAATTCGGCATTTTTGGAAGTTGTGCCATTGACTCCTGGCGTAGAAAACTTCAGAAACTGCTGGAGGCAACATCTAGTGTGGCGTGGATTATCAAATCCTTGCGAGTTTCAGTCTGTCGTAGACTGTTGGTCTCGTCGTCAATGGGATCACACTATGACTGTCAATTCTGTCTTCAGTACTTTTTGCTCAGCCGTTAAACCTTATCCCGAAAAATTTCTCGGTTCATCTGGACCTTACGAAACAG gtcaTTCGCACTTCCGTACTTTTGGAGGCCTTCATAGTTCTGAAACGTTAGGTCACAGTTTGAGAGAACTTCATTCTGCAatatcaaaaattgaaatcaaaagtctACAGCGATTTTTCAGTTCCGGAATGGAAGAAGATGACTTCCTGGAAAATCGAgatcatattttttcttatgcTGAACTTtatgatgaaaattaa
- the LOC124203157 gene encoding tetraspanin-2A-like, with protein sequence MAGVGNGWPKSERALLCMKYFLFVFNVLSFLTAVVILTLGLWIRYDWDFKHYILELHLYQFWTGVYILIAAASIVMALSFIGCCGTITENPTILGLYGILLCVCFVLEIAGVAVLLNNGTLWSNVTWWLRDRFYELIYVSDTNAREARILRIIQEEVGCCGSYSSLDYINVHKPVPNECRDKATGNEYLDGCYIRMSRYLEERSGWIAGIALFLAVLQILGITASLTMRHTLRKLENEGKVYNPVKKSKA encoded by the exons atggcAGGAGTTGGAAATGGGTGGCCTAAAAGCGAACGTGCGCTGCTCTGCATGAAATACTTCCTCTTTGTGTTCAATGTTCTCTCTTTC ttgacaGCTGTTGTCATCCTCACTCTTGGATTATGGATCCGTTATGATTGGGATTTCAAACACTATATCTTGGAACTGCATCTGTATCAGTTTTGGACAGGAGTTTATATTTTGATTGCCGCTGCCTCAATCGTCATGGCCCTATCGTTTATTGGTTGTTGTGGAACTATAACGGAAAATCCAACCATTTTAGGACTG TACGGTATATTactatgtgtgtgtttcgtcCTGGAAATCGCTGGAGTAGCCGTCCTTTTGAATAATGGAACACTGTGGTCTAATGTCACGTGGTGGCTACGCGATCGCTTTTATGAGCTTATATATGTAAGCGATACTAACGCAAGAGAAGCTCGAATTCTTCGCATCATCCAAGAAGAG GTTGGCTGCTGTGGTTCGTATAGTTCACTGGACTACATCAATGTTCACAAACCAGTTCCGAACGAGTGCAGGGATAAGGCAACGGGCAACGAATATCTGGATGGGTGTTATATCCGAATGTCACGTTATCTGGAAGAACGCAGTGGTTGGATCGCTGGGATTGCTCTGTTTCTTGCAGTTTTACAA ATTCTAGGAATAACTGCAAGCTTGACTATGCGACACACGTTGCGAAAATTGGAAAACGAAGGAAAAGTCTATAATCCAGTAAAGAAATCCAAAGCCTAA
- the LOC124203154 gene encoding pre-mRNA-splicing factor SLU7-like, giving the protein MANTPSLPVSLLIASKSQSVGSEPQKKTREDWRKAKELEEARKAGTAPAAVDEEGKDINPHIPQYISSAPWYYNTVGPTLKHQRPQEDDKQKQLAKVGDWFQRGVNLDSLTTKFRKGACENCGAVTHKKKDCMERPRKVLAKFSGAEIAPDEFIQPDLKLDFDGKRDRWNGYNPTEHLGIIEEFEKVEDTKRQLKAQRLNTGDEDEGGEEEMDGDEDKYVDEVDMPGTKVDSKQRITVRNLRIREDTAKYLRNLDPNSAYYDPKTRSMRENPYKDTGKEAEQVDYAGENFIRFSGDTSKHAQAQLFAWEAQHAGVDVHLLAEPTKAEKLKVEYVGKKEEIKSSIQESILERYGGKEHLQVPPKALLLAQTEQYVEYSRAGKIIKGAEKPVVSSRYEEDVYINNHQSVWGSYWKDGQWGFQCCYSMIKNSYCTGERSKDIEEEKIPSSTVAINANKIVTQDSDDGNTDSHDDSQEEKFEEKQLPPPEVVKDTKDYEKSEARRKRKRDKKKKKKSHKKSVGKKGDTHESSDSESDEEAEKKKKLLEALQAEEKRLRQVDRLMSLDERKRPYNSMVESKAPNEEELEAYYMKRKREEDPMAFF; this is encoded by the exons ATGGCGAACACTCCAAGTTTACCAGTTTCGCTGCTAATAGCTAGCAAATCTCAGTCTGTAGGTAGTGAACCTCAAAAGAAAACTCGAGAAGACTGGAGAAAGGCAAAAGAGCTAGAAGAAGCCAGGAAAGCAGGAACTGCACCAGCTGCAGTAGATGAAGAAG GCAAAGATATCAATCCTCACATTCCGCAGTATATTTCTTCAGCGCCATGGTATTACAACACTGTTGGACCAACACTAAAACATCAAAGACCTCAAGAGGAtgataaacaaaaacagttgGCCAAAGTTGGTGATTGGTTTCAGCGGGGGGTGAATCTTGATTCCCTTACAACCAAATTCCGAAAAGGAGCTTGTGAAAACTGTGGAGCAGTGactcataagaaaaaagattgtaTGGAAAGACCAAGGAAAGTATTGGCAAAATTCTCTGGTGCTGAAATAGCCCCAGATGAGTTTATCCAACCTGATCTTAAACTTGACTTTGATGGAAAACGTGACCGTTGGAATGGCTATAATCCAACTGAACATTTGGGCATTAtagaagaatttgaaaaagttgaagacACTAAGCGCCAACTGAAAGCTCAGAGGCTAAATACTGGAGATGAAGAtgaaggaggagaagaagaaatggatggTGATGAAGATAAATATGTTGATGAAGTTGACATGCCTGGAACAAAAGTGGATTCTAAGCAGAGAATTACAGTTCGTAATCTAAGGATTCGTGAAGATACTGCCAAATATTTACGTAATCTGGATCCTAATTCAGCCTACTATGATCCAAAAACTCGTTCAATGAGGGAAAACCCCTATAAAG atACTGGAAAAGAAGCTGAACAGGTTGACTATGCTGGtgaaaatttcattcgttttaGTGGGGACACTTCAAAACATGCACAGGCTCAATTGTTTGCGTGGGAAGCTCAACATGCCGGTGTTGACGTACATTTATTAGCTGAACCCACCAAGGCTGAGAAACTTAAAGTCGAGTATGttgggaagaaagaagaaatcaaaagctCCATTCAAGAGAGTATCTTAGAACGTTATGGTGGTAAAGAACATCTGCAAGTTCCACCCAAAGCACTCCTACTTGCTCAAACCGAACAATACGTGGAGTACTCTCGAGCTGGAAAAATTATCAAAGGGGCTGAAAAACCAGTTGTAAGCTCCCGCTATGAAGAAGATGTGTACATAAATAACCATCAGTCG gTCTGGGGCTCTTATTGGAAGGATGGTCAATGGGGATTCCAGTGCTGTTATTCTATGATAAAGAACTCGTATTGCACCGGTGAGAGAAGCAAAGacatcgaagaagaaaaaatcccgtCTTCGACTGTTGCTATAaatgcaaacaaaattgtgaCACAAGATTCGGATGACGGGAACACAGACAGCCATGACGAtagccaagaagaaaaatttgaggaAAAGCAGTTGCCTCCACCAGAAGTCGTCAAAGACACAAAAGACTACGAAAAATCGGAAGCcagaaggaaaaggaagagagataagaagaagaaaaagaaatcacacAAAAAATCAGTTGGGAAAAAGGGTGACACCCATGAAAGCAGCGACTCGGAAAGTGATGAAGaagccgagaaaaagaaaaagttgcttGAAGCTCTTCAAGCTGAAGAAAAGCGTCTCCGGCAAGTTGACCGTCTTATGAGTTTGGACGAAAGGAAACGACCTTACAATAGTATGGTGGAAAGTAAAGCGCCGAACGAGGAGGAACTAGAAGCCTATTACATGAAGCGTAAACGAGAAGAAGATCCAATGgctttcttttaa